The following coding sequences are from one Lycium ferocissimum isolate CSIRO_LF1 chromosome 3, AGI_CSIRO_Lferr_CH_V1, whole genome shotgun sequence window:
- the LOC132049001 gene encoding pentatricopeptide repeat-containing protein At1g63130, mitochondrial-like has translation MERICLCHSHNGIIPFISSSCGSPIRSIRPYSSCHTNKSTLDAAFTLFHQMLIMKPLPSLKLGILVNGYILSSVINSYCLMHHADCGFSVLPIYLKNGIPFNIVTFTILIRGTSQQTFSLLRLMEQGNTKPQHMHLNIVIDARLQVNLNPHINSLNEMKQKGIPPDIVIYNSIINGLCKFGQCEKVKTLFSEMENLNIYPNVGTFPCDRWTCKEGKVEDAEKLIKHMIDKDVEPDLITYNVIMDGYYLHDQLDRARRVFDFMID, from the exons ATGGAAAGAATTTGTCTGTGTCACTCTCACAATGGTATTATTCCCTTTATCTCTTCCAGTTGTGGTTCTCCAATTAGGTCAATCAGACCCTATTCTTCATGTCATACTAATAAATCCACTTTAGATGCTGCTTTCACTCTCTTCCATCAAATGCTTATAATGAAGCCTCTTCCTTCTCTT AAATTGGGTATCCTTGTTAATGGATACATTTTGAGTAGTGTGATTAACAGTTATTGTCTAATGCATCATGCTGATTGTGGGTTTTCGGTGTTACCCATTTACTTGAAGAATGGCATTCCATTTAATATTGTCACTTTTACCATTCTAATAAG AGGGACATCTCAACAAACTTTTAGTTTGCTCCGGTTAATGGAACAAGGGAACACTAAGCCACAGCATATGCATCTTAACATCGTCATAGATGCCCGCTTGCAGGTGAACTTGAATCCGCATATCAACTCTTTGAACGAAATGAAGCAGAAAGGCATTCCTCCGGACATAGTCATATATAATTCAATAATTAATGGTCTGTGTAAGTTTGGTCAGTGCGAAAAGGTCAAGACTTTGTTCTCTGAGATGGAGAACCTTAATATTTATCCGAATGTGGGCACTTTCCCATGTGATAGATGGACATGCAAAGAAGGGAAAGTTGAAGATGCCGAGAAGTTAATAAAACACATGATCGATAAAGATGTAGAGCCTGATTTAATCACCTACAATGTGATAATGGATGGATATTATTTGCATGATCAACTGGATAGAGCGAGGAGAGTGTTTGATTTTATGATAGATTAG